The Deltaproteobacteria bacterium sequence AAGGAATAGTGCTCATCGATGAAGATCTGTGTATCGGCTGTAAGGCTTGTGCCGAGGCGTGTCCTTTCGGGGCCATGCAGTTCGATGATGATAAGGAAGTTGCAGTAAAATGTGACCTCTGTATTGAAAGACTCAAAAATAATGAACAGCCCGCTTGTAGCAAGGCTTGTCCCACTCGGTGCATCCATTGGGGTGATATGAAGAAGATTTCTAAGGAGATCGAGGGGAGTTTATTACAAGGGTAAATGAGATTATAGAAAGGAGATGAGATACTACTATTATGCTTTCATCATTTCATGCTATCACTATACAC is a genomic window containing:
- a CDS encoding 4Fe-4S dicluster domain-containing protein; this encodes MGKVSLVFFKEDCIGCHACEVACKQEHELDVGPRFIKVLERAPLYIPIYCHHCAKPPCKDACPVEAISRNEQGIVLIDEDLCIGCKACAEACPFGAMQFDDDKEVAVKCDLCIERLKNNEQPACSKACPTRCIHWGDMKKISKEIEGSLLQG